From the genome of Streptacidiphilus rugosus AM-16, one region includes:
- a CDS encoding serine hydrolase domain-containing protein, whose translation MTRKRTALTCATALLLSCAPFLAGAAAPADASPGGDRDCAASRGPVHGEARAVVDAVTKAQHDLKLRAVVVRVTQDGHDVWTGALGPSMTGVPARTDMRFRAGSVAITYMGTILLQLADEKRISLDDKISRWLPEVPHANEITLRMLGDTTSGYQDYVKNPAFAARIPVDPFKQWTSKELLGYTNPKTLLYKPGTNFSYAHGNFLLLGQALERITHTRLDRLLEQRIYRPLGLRSTSNSFTPDIPSPVLHAFTSGRGPYEESTYWNPSWTTAPGAVITQDVCDLARSAAGIGAGRTLTQQGYRTLLDPGTIGLGKKTKQCPFCFPQTKAAHFGMSVIVVNNWLFQNPSFTGYAAIMAYLPSKHLSIAVAATDSPNSDPTVTNLAQNVAEAISKPLVPNNPLTVGPF comes from the coding sequence ATGACTCGTAAGAGAACCGCACTGACGTGCGCCACCGCGCTGCTGCTCTCCTGTGCCCCCTTCCTCGCGGGGGCCGCCGCGCCCGCCGACGCGTCGCCGGGAGGCGACCGCGACTGCGCCGCCTCGCGGGGCCCCGTGCACGGCGAGGCGCGCGCCGTCGTCGACGCCGTCACGAAGGCCCAGCACGATCTGAAGCTCCGGGCCGTCGTGGTGCGGGTGACCCAGGACGGCCACGACGTGTGGACCGGCGCGCTCGGCCCCTCGATGACCGGCGTGCCCGCCCGCACCGACATGCGCTTCCGTGCGGGTTCGGTCGCCATCACCTACATGGGGACGATCCTGCTGCAGCTGGCCGACGAGAAGCGGATCAGCCTCGACGACAAGATCTCGCGCTGGCTCCCCGAGGTGCCGCACGCGAACGAGATCACCCTCCGGATGCTCGGCGACACCACCAGCGGCTACCAGGACTACGTCAAGAACCCCGCCTTCGCCGCCCGGATCCCGGTCGACCCGTTCAAGCAGTGGACCTCGAAGGAACTGCTGGGCTACACGAACCCGAAGACCCTGCTCTACAAGCCGGGCACCAACTTCAGCTACGCGCACGGCAACTTCCTGCTGCTGGGGCAGGCGCTGGAGCGGATCACCCACACCCGGCTCGACCGCCTGCTGGAGCAGCGCATCTACCGCCCGCTCGGGCTGCGGTCGACTTCGAACAGCTTCACCCCCGACATCCCCTCCCCCGTACTGCACGCCTTCACCAGCGGGCGCGGCCCGTACGAGGAGTCGACGTACTGGAACCCGTCCTGGACCACGGCGCCGGGCGCGGTCATCACCCAGGACGTCTGCGACCTGGCCCGCTCGGCCGCCGGGATCGGAGCGGGGCGGACGCTGACCCAGCAGGGTTACCGGACGCTGCTCGACCCGGGCACGATCGGCCTGGGCAAGAAGACCAAGCAGTGCCCGTTCTGCTTCCCGCAGACCAAGGCGGCGCACTTCGGCATGTCCGTGATCGTGGTCAACAACTGGCTCTTCCAGAACCCCTCGTTCACCGGCTACGCGGCGATCATGGCGTACCTGCCGTCCAAGCACCTGTCGATCGCGGTCGCCGCGACGGACTCGCCGAACTCCGACCCCACGGTCACCAACCTGGCCCAGAACGTCGCCGAGGCGATCTCCAAGCCCCTGGTGCCGAACAACCCGCTGACCGTGGGTCCCTTCTGA
- a CDS encoding aldo/keto reductase, whose translation MTTPAVPTVTLDNGVAIPQLGFGVFQIPDDETTAAVTTALEAGYRSIDTAAIYGNEAGVGRALAASGLPREELFVTTKLWNADQGYDATLRAFDASLAALGLDHVDLYLIHWPAPARDLYPDSWRAIARLTAEGRVRAAGVSNFQPAHLRRLIDGSGLVPAVNQIELHPGLQQSELRAFHAAHGIATEAWSPLAQGAVLDDAVVTAIAARTGKSPAQVVLRWHLQLGTIVIPKSVTPSRIRENLDVFDFALTDADLSALSTTDRSLRTGPDPDTFN comes from the coding sequence ATGACCACCCCGGCCGTCCCCACCGTCACCCTCGACAACGGCGTCGCGATCCCCCAACTCGGCTTCGGCGTCTTCCAGATCCCGGACGACGAGACCACCGCGGCCGTCACCACCGCCCTGGAGGCCGGCTACCGCAGCATCGACACCGCCGCGATCTACGGCAACGAGGCCGGCGTCGGCCGCGCCCTCGCCGCCTCGGGACTCCCCCGCGAGGAACTCTTCGTCACCACCAAGCTGTGGAACGCCGACCAGGGCTACGACGCCACGCTGCGCGCCTTCGACGCGAGCCTGGCCGCGCTGGGTCTGGACCATGTGGACCTCTACCTGATCCACTGGCCGGCCCCGGCCCGCGACCTCTACCCGGACTCCTGGCGCGCGATCGCCCGCCTCACCGCCGAGGGCCGCGTGCGCGCCGCCGGCGTCTCCAACTTCCAGCCCGCGCACCTGCGGCGACTGATCGACGGCAGCGGCCTCGTACCCGCCGTCAACCAGATCGAACTCCATCCCGGCCTCCAGCAGTCCGAACTGCGGGCCTTCCACGCCGCCCACGGCATCGCCACCGAGGCCTGGAGCCCACTCGCCCAGGGCGCGGTCCTGGACGACGCCGTGGTCACCGCCATCGCCGCCCGCACCGGCAAGTCCCCCGCCCAGGTCGTCCTCCGCTGGCACCTCCAGCTCGGCACGATCGTCATCCCCAAGTCGGTCACCCCGTCCCGGATCCGCGAGAACCTCGACGTCTTCGACTTCGCCCTCACCGACGCCGACCTCTCCGCCCTCTCCACCACCGACCGCTCCCTGCGCACCGGCCCCGACCCCGACACCTTCAACTGA
- a CDS encoding ABC-2 family transporter permease: MSATLTDEPAHAGAGAAAPADDDLLRVPLRRAYRFELVKLVSQWRIRLLVLACWTVPGLFVAAVSQQGTLPSDTLFGRWMHATGWAGPLVVLGFAGSWALPLLTSVVAGDVFAAEDRLGTWRHLLVAVRSLRTVFAAKALASVTVLTLLVGGLVASSAVGGLATVGDRPLVGLDGHLLTPSDAAGDVLLAWACALAPTLALAAIGLLGSVVLGRSPMGLLLPALVAVAMQLAQMLPLPVALRLALPGYAFIAWNGLFADPAQLGQLLVAVAVSLVWALAATFLAWRLFLRRDFTNATEDGIGRRAVTVAALPLAGLLALTFGAVAAATPSTGSGITQVKVQRAVAVAFAHLYRLQTEQLHRPAVTERQLQVTAACDRSGGQVDPVGPGNDWRCVVTWELPGAAAPGTAVYQLDVSSNGRLEADGDGPKEVNGYFLVHTPTGDAPNPLWQFDGNVDLLSTSPKG, from the coding sequence ATGAGCGCGACCCTCACCGACGAGCCCGCCCACGCGGGCGCCGGGGCCGCCGCCCCGGCCGACGACGACCTGCTGCGCGTGCCGCTCCGCCGCGCCTACCGGTTCGAACTGGTCAAGCTCGTCTCGCAGTGGCGGATCCGGCTGCTGGTGCTCGCCTGCTGGACCGTGCCCGGCCTCTTCGTCGCCGCCGTCAGCCAGCAGGGCACCCTCCCCTCCGACACCCTCTTCGGGCGCTGGATGCACGCCACGGGCTGGGCCGGGCCGCTGGTCGTGCTCGGCTTCGCCGGATCCTGGGCGCTGCCGCTGCTCACCTCGGTGGTCGCCGGGGACGTCTTCGCCGCCGAAGACCGGCTCGGCACCTGGCGGCACCTGCTGGTCGCGGTCAGGTCGCTGCGGACCGTTTTCGCCGCCAAGGCGCTGGCGAGCGTCACCGTCCTCACGCTGCTGGTGGGCGGACTGGTGGCCTCCAGCGCCGTCGGCGGGCTCGCGACGGTCGGCGACCGGCCGCTGGTCGGCCTCGACGGCCATCTGCTGACACCGTCCGACGCGGCCGGCGACGTCCTGCTCGCCTGGGCCTGCGCGCTGGCCCCCACCCTGGCGCTCGCGGCGATCGGCCTGCTCGGCTCCGTCGTGCTGGGACGCTCCCCGATGGGGCTGCTGCTGCCGGCGCTGGTGGCGGTCGCGATGCAGCTCGCCCAGATGCTGCCGCTGCCGGTCGCGCTGCGGCTGGCCCTGCCGGGCTACGCCTTCATCGCCTGGAACGGGCTCTTCGCCGATCCCGCCCAGCTGGGACAGCTGCTCGTCGCGGTGGCGGTCAGCCTGGTCTGGGCCCTCGCCGCGACGTTCCTGGCCTGGCGGCTCTTCCTGCGACGCGACTTCACCAACGCCACCGAGGACGGCATCGGACGCCGAGCGGTGACCGTCGCGGCGCTGCCCCTGGCGGGACTGCTCGCGCTGACCTTCGGCGCGGTCGCCGCGGCCACCCCCTCCACCGGGTCCGGGATCACCCAGGTCAAGGTGCAGCGCGCGGTGGCCGTCGCCTTCGCGCACCTCTACCGCCTGCAGACCGAGCAGCTCCACCGCCCCGCCGTCACCGAACGGCAGTTGCAGGTCACCGCGGCCTGCGACCGCAGCGGCGGACAGGTCGACCCCGTGGGACCGGGCAACGACTGGCGTTGCGTCGTCACCTGGGAACTTCCCGGCGCGGCCGCGCCGGGGACCGCCGTCTACCAGCTCGACGTCAGCTCGAACGGCCGCCTCGAGGCCGACGGCGACGGGCCCAAGGAAGTGAACGGCTACTTCCTGGTGCACACCCCGACCGGGGACGCGCCGAACCCGCTGTGGCAGTTCGACGGCAATGTCGACCTGCTCTCCACCTCCCCGAAGGGATGA
- a CDS encoding ABC transporter ATP-binding protein, whose product MDTQRAARARGVTKCFGDVVALDGVDLDLAPGQIHGLLGPNGAGKTTLLGLLLGLAVADGGSLEVLGRPAGRALAAPRGVAGFVDGPGLYPSLTARQNLAALAALHGLDARSKRIDDVLGEVGLTDVSDDRARGFSLGMRQRLGLAAALLTEPRLLVLDEPANGLDPAGKNHVHAVLTRLAAAGATVVLSSHRMDDLESLCSEVTILAAGRVRFSGPPAKLADENRELDHRLLTSDPRAARRMASGIPGLRVAPEPALWRGAEALVVRARTPAVEGLVAALVAADIAVREVAPVVSPLEAAFLALTQEPEDGR is encoded by the coding sequence ATGGATACGCAACGTGCGGCACGGGCTCGTGGGGTGACCAAGTGCTTCGGCGACGTCGTCGCCCTGGACGGAGTCGACCTGGATCTCGCCCCCGGCCAGATCCACGGCCTGCTCGGGCCCAACGGCGCCGGCAAGACGACGCTGCTCGGCCTGCTGCTCGGCCTCGCCGTCGCGGACGGCGGTAGCCTCGAAGTGCTGGGCCGGCCCGCCGGACGGGCGCTCGCCGCGCCCCGCGGCGTTGCCGGCTTCGTGGACGGCCCTGGCCTGTACCCCTCGCTGACCGCACGGCAGAATCTCGCCGCTCTGGCCGCCCTGCACGGCCTGGACGCCCGCTCGAAGCGGATCGACGACGTGCTCGGCGAGGTCGGTCTCACCGATGTCTCCGACGACCGGGCCCGCGGCTTCTCCCTGGGCATGCGTCAGCGCCTCGGACTGGCCGCCGCGCTGCTCACCGAACCCCGGCTGCTGGTGCTCGACGAGCCCGCCAACGGCCTCGATCCCGCGGGAAAGAACCACGTCCACGCAGTCCTCACCCGGCTCGCCGCTGCGGGCGCCACCGTCGTGCTCTCCAGCCACCGCATGGACGACCTCGAATCGCTCTGCTCCGAGGTCACCATCCTGGCCGCGGGACGGGTCCGCTTCTCCGGCCCGCCGGCCAAGCTGGCCGATGAGAACCGCGAGCTGGACCACCGGCTGCTCACCTCGGACCCGCGCGCCGCCCGCCGCATGGCCTCGGGGATCCCCGGCCTCCGCGTCGCCCCTGAACCCGCGCTGTGGCGCGGCGCCGAGGCGCTCGTCGTGCGGGCGCGGACGCCCGCCGTCGAGGGGCTGGTCGCGGCGCTGGTGGCGGCCGACATCGCGGTCCGCGAGGTCGCGCCCGTGGTCTCGCCGCTGGAGGCCGCCTTCCTCGCCCTGACCCAAGAACCGGAGGACGGCCGATGA
- a CDS encoding MFS transporter — translation MPLALLALAIGAFGIGTTEFVVMGLLPQIAGDFHTSVPTAGLLVTGYALGVVAGAPLMTALGARVSRKRMLMLLMGLFTVGNVLSALAPSFPLMLAGRVVTSLAHGAFFGIGAVVAADLVAPTRKAGAIATMFTGLTVANVVGVPLGTFVGQAVGWRATFGGVAALGLLGLLGIARLVPALPRPEGTRLRRELAALRNVQVVLAMAMTVLGFGGVFAAITYIAPMTTHVAGYSEGAVTWLLVLFGVGMFLGNLLGGRYADRRLMPMLFVTLGGLAVVLALFTLTAHSKVLTAVTILLVGALGFATVPPLQKRVLDQAHGAPTLASAVNIGAFNLGNALAAWLGGLVISAGLGWTAPNWVGALLAASALVLAAWSAALERRGSRRAEAAVAPDAAAPRPALHHV, via the coding sequence ATGCCTCTCGCACTCCTCGCACTCGCCATCGGGGCCTTCGGAATAGGCACCACCGAGTTCGTGGTCATGGGTCTGCTGCCGCAGATCGCCGGGGACTTCCACACCTCCGTTCCCACCGCCGGTCTGCTGGTCACCGGCTACGCGCTCGGCGTCGTGGCCGGCGCGCCGCTGATGACCGCGCTGGGCGCCAGGGTCAGCCGCAAGCGGATGCTCATGCTGCTCATGGGGCTGTTCACGGTCGGCAACGTGCTCTCCGCGCTCGCACCGAGCTTCCCGCTGATGCTGGCCGGGCGCGTCGTGACCTCGCTGGCACACGGCGCCTTCTTCGGCATCGGCGCCGTCGTCGCCGCCGACCTGGTCGCCCCGACCAGGAAGGCCGGCGCCATCGCCACCATGTTCACCGGCCTCACCGTCGCCAACGTGGTCGGCGTGCCGCTGGGCACCTTCGTCGGCCAGGCCGTCGGCTGGCGCGCGACCTTCGGCGGCGTCGCCGCCCTCGGCCTGCTGGGGCTGCTCGGCATCGCGCGGCTCGTACCCGCGCTGCCCCGCCCGGAGGGCACCCGCCTGCGCCGCGAGCTGGCCGCGTTGCGCAACGTCCAGGTCGTCCTGGCGATGGCCATGACCGTGCTCGGCTTCGGCGGCGTCTTCGCCGCGATCACCTACATCGCGCCGATGACGACCCACGTCGCCGGCTACTCCGAGGGCGCGGTCACCTGGCTGCTGGTGCTGTTCGGCGTCGGGATGTTCCTGGGCAACCTGCTGGGCGGCCGCTACGCCGACCGCAGGCTGATGCCGATGCTCTTCGTCACCCTCGGCGGACTCGCGGTGGTGCTGGCGCTGTTCACCCTCACCGCGCACAGCAAGGTCCTCACCGCCGTCACGATCCTGCTGGTCGGAGCGCTGGGCTTCGCCACCGTCCCCCCGCTCCAGAAGCGGGTGCTCGACCAGGCCCACGGCGCGCCCACGTTGGCCTCGGCCGTCAACATCGGCGCCTTCAACCTCGGCAACGCGCTCGCCGCGTGGCTCGGCGGGCTCGTCATCTCCGCCGGGCTCGGCTGGACCGCCCCGAACTGGGTCGGCGCGCTGCTGGCCGCCTCCGCGCTGGTCCTGGCCGCCTGGTCCGCCGCCCTCGAACGCCGCGGCTCCCGCCGCGCCGAGGCGGCCGTCGCACCGGACGCGGCGGCCCCCCGCCCCGCCCTCCACCACGTCTGA